In one Arthrobacter sp. TMP15 genomic region, the following are encoded:
- a CDS encoding aromatic acid exporter family protein → MLKQTWKRFLVWTKSSVAGQRLLLAAKTSLAVGVAWFLARYMPGVADKYPYYAPLGALVSMYPTLMGSVRAGVQTLAGLVLGIVLAAGVLLAGTPNILSISLAVGLGVLVAGHPRLGAGKEYVPVAVLFVLIVGGQDADSYSIGYALQMGLGVTVGLIVNLLIFPPLAIDAARLRVSRGRNLLAGQLEDIARALVENWPPEHEDWSQRAGLINTTVSEIRGAAYHADESRKGNPRAYLHSRHQLVTESFEDLSTLEAIAFNIRDITEVLTTVIWGNGSNNRLDPKTCKPLSECLQSVASLMVSWDEGTAEQESFDQAREALNLLDSELKRSARQEELSLTPGAAVAFDCERILNSLHQRIMKDTTEESV, encoded by the coding sequence GTGTTGAAGCAGACTTGGAAACGGTTCTTGGTGTGGACGAAATCGAGCGTGGCAGGACAGAGGTTGCTGTTGGCCGCGAAAACATCACTGGCTGTGGGTGTGGCATGGTTTTTGGCCCGTTACATGCCCGGAGTGGCTGATAAATATCCGTATTACGCTCCGCTGGGTGCTTTGGTTAGCATGTATCCGACGTTGATGGGGTCGGTGCGTGCAGGAGTGCAAACGTTGGCGGGGCTTGTTTTAGGCATTGTGCTAGCTGCGGGGGTTCTTCTAGCAGGTACTCCGAATATTCTCAGTATTTCCTTAGCGGTAGGGCTGGGTGTTTTGGTAGCAGGTCACCCTCGTTTGGGCGCGGGCAAAGAGTATGTGCCCGTGGCTGTTCTCTTCGTTTTGATCGTTGGTGGGCAGGATGCCGATTCATACTCGATTGGGTACGCGCTGCAGATGGGGCTGGGCGTCACCGTCGGATTGATCGTGAATCTGCTGATCTTCCCGCCTTTGGCTATAGATGCCGCCCGATTGCGGGTTTCTCGCGGTAGGAACCTGCTGGCCGGTCAACTAGAGGACATCGCGCGTGCTTTGGTAGAGAATTGGCCGCCGGAACATGAAGATTGGTCCCAACGCGCAGGGCTTATCAACACCACTGTGAGCGAGATTCGGGGTGCGGCGTATCATGCGGATGAAAGCCGTAAGGGTAACCCCCGTGCGTACCTGCATTCCCGTCACCAACTTGTCACTGAGAGCTTTGAAGACCTGAGTACTTTGGAAGCCATCGCCTTTAATATTCGGGATATTACAGAGGTGCTCACTACTGTGATTTGGGGCAACGGCTCTAACAATCGGCTTGATCCAAAGACTTGCAAGCCCCTGAGCGAGTGTCTGCAATCGGTGGCATCTCTAATGGTTTCTTGGGATGAGGGCACGGCCGAGCAGGAAAGCTTTGATCAAGCTCGGGAGGCACTTAATCTGCTCGATTCTGAACTGAAACGCTCCGCGCGTCAAGAGGAACTATCGCTGACCCCAGGGGCAGCGGTAGCTTTCGATTGCGAGCGGATCTTAAACTCCCTGCACCAACGCATTATGAAAGATACGACAGAAGAGTCGGTTTAG